In Crassostrea angulata isolate pt1a10 chromosome 6, ASM2561291v2, whole genome shotgun sequence, a genomic segment contains:
- the LOC128190921 gene encoding uncharacterized protein LOC128190921 isoform X2 produces the protein MGKVVCLIVLTGGHSRKITTEYTCIAAQYRSTEKYRLLDWLQGKGLEYYYVSFIQSEVTSLNDVRNLTVDENLFDELEITLPGHKKRLRKAVAQLQREERGEPPTEDVLACGRWKKPDTLQDAKFDFLVTDACIYSTKDPSKYHRIEFMIDTGSDVTTIRQEVLDELGLEILGRIHSKGVHGSKTTNLYKAKLLIGNQEMEIEVMGESYDSLGSRVVRHFRHYIDGKHHVWLRGNFCDEDSRLCQTAKHQALHEVPSDKSVITDSIKSAIASKPCSSKFQNNNVDVNGPPCSSTSNKRKRQCSGSEEDGVPSKMSNTYLHVSPDELDT, from the exons ATGGGGAAAGTTGTTTGTTTAATCGTTTTAACTGGTGGCCACTCTAGGAAAATTACAACAGAGTACACGTGTATAG CGGCCCAGTATCGGAGTACAGAGAAGTACAGATTGCTAGACTGGTTACAAGGAAAGGGACTAGAATATTATTACGTTAGTTTTATACAGAGCGAAGTTACGTCACTAAATGACGTGAGAAATTTGACGGTGGATGAAAACCTATTTGATGAACTTGAAATCACTTTGCCAGGACATAAAAAGAGGCTGAGAAAAGCAG TGGCCCAGTTACAGAGGGAGGAGAGAGGGGAACCCCCTACAGAGGATGTACTGGCGTGTGGCCGCTGGAAGAAGCCAGACACCTTACAGGACGCCAAGTTTGACTTTCTTGTAACAGACGCTTGTATTTACTCGACCAAAGATCCGTCCAAATACCACCGTATAG AGTTCATGATTGACACAGGAAGTGACGTGACCACAATCCGACAAGAAGTTCTGGATGAACTGGGGTTAGAAATCTTGGGGCGCATCCACAGTAAAGGTGTCCATGGATCCAAAACTACAAATCTGTACAAAGCAAAACTACTCATAGGAAACCAGGAAATGGAGATCGAA GTGATGGGAGAAAGTTATGATTCCCTGGGAAGTCGTGTCGTCCGCCACTTCCGCCATTACATTGACGGCAAGCATCACGTGTGGTTGCGCGGTAACTTCTGTGACGAAGACAGCAGACTGTGTCAGACGGCCAAGCACCAGGCACTTCATGAAGTCCCCTCAGATAAATCCGTGATCACAGACTCCATCAAGAGTGCAATAGCTTCCAAACCTTGTAGTTCGAAATTCCAAAACAATAACGTTGACGTAAATGGTCCCCCGTGTAGTTCTACCTCTAACAAACGGAAAAGACAGTGCTCGGGCTCAGAAGAGGACGGGGTACCGTCCAAAATGTCCAATACTTACCTTCACGTGTCTCCTGATGAGCTGGACACCTGA
- the LOC128190921 gene encoding uncharacterized protein LOC128190921 isoform X1 — MTERMQTIPVKEFLENMGLMQYFDMFIIKGFDHEKDIVTLDEDDLDAMLISDPDHRHQILQAAAQYRSTEKYRLLDWLQGKGLEYYYVSFIQSEVTSLNDVRNLTVDENLFDELEITLPGHKKRLRKAVAQLQREERGEPPTEDVLACGRWKKPDTLQDAKFDFLVTDACIYSTKDPSKYHRIEFMIDTGSDVTTIRQEVLDELGLEILGRIHSKGVHGSKTTNLYKAKLLIGNQEMEIEVMGESYDSLGSRVVRHFRHYIDGKHHVWLRGNFCDEDSRLCQTAKHQALHEVPSDKSVITDSIKSAIASKPCSSKFQNNNVDVNGPPCSSTSNKRKRQCSGSEEDGVPSKMSNTYLHVSPDELDT; from the exons ATGACCGAACGCATGCAGACCATTCCGGTGAAAGAATTCCTGGAGAACATGGGATTAATGCAGTACTTCGACATGTTTATCATCAAAGGATTCGACCATGAAAAAGACATAGTCACTCTTGATGAAGACGACTTGGATGCCATGTTGATCTCGGATCCTGATCACAGGCACCAAATATTGCAGGCCG CGGCCCAGTATCGGAGTACAGAGAAGTACAGATTGCTAGACTGGTTACAAGGAAAGGGACTAGAATATTATTACGTTAGTTTTATACAGAGCGAAGTTACGTCACTAAATGACGTGAGAAATTTGACGGTGGATGAAAACCTATTTGATGAACTTGAAATCACTTTGCCAGGACATAAAAAGAGGCTGAGAAAAGCAG TGGCCCAGTTACAGAGGGAGGAGAGAGGGGAACCCCCTACAGAGGATGTACTGGCGTGTGGCCGCTGGAAGAAGCCAGACACCTTACAGGACGCCAAGTTTGACTTTCTTGTAACAGACGCTTGTATTTACTCGACCAAAGATCCGTCCAAATACCACCGTATAG AGTTCATGATTGACACAGGAAGTGACGTGACCACAATCCGACAAGAAGTTCTGGATGAACTGGGGTTAGAAATCTTGGGGCGCATCCACAGTAAAGGTGTCCATGGATCCAAAACTACAAATCTGTACAAAGCAAAACTACTCATAGGAAACCAGGAAATGGAGATCGAA GTGATGGGAGAAAGTTATGATTCCCTGGGAAGTCGTGTCGTCCGCCACTTCCGCCATTACATTGACGGCAAGCATCACGTGTGGTTGCGCGGTAACTTCTGTGACGAAGACAGCAGACTGTGTCAGACGGCCAAGCACCAGGCACTTCATGAAGTCCCCTCAGATAAATCCGTGATCACAGACTCCATCAAGAGTGCAATAGCTTCCAAACCTTGTAGTTCGAAATTCCAAAACAATAACGTTGACGTAAATGGTCCCCCGTGTAGTTCTACCTCTAACAAACGGAAAAGACAGTGCTCGGGCTCAGAAGAGGACGGGGTACCGTCCAAAATGTCCAATACTTACCTTCACGTGTCTCCTGATGAGCTGGACACCTGA